In a single window of the Niabella ginsenosidivorans genome:
- a CDS encoding glycoside hydrolase family 2 TIM barrel-domain containing protein encodes MKKGLSLVALLWISIAGIAQQPLPSELQTPEIVAVNRMPMRANAFAFETRQLAEKREKEQSKYFISLNGSWRFNWVQNPKDRPADFYKADFNDSKWINFPVPANWELNGYGLPIYVNQPYEFAGRAKTGKKLSPPYDIPDDNNPVGSYRKKVVIPADWDGRQVFIHLGAVKSAFFIWVNGQKVGYSEDSKMAAEFDITRYVKPGENLIALQVYRWSDGSYLECQDMWRISGIEREVYLYATPLLDVRDFKVSATLTNHYEDGVFEFAGEVNNYKTDRKTLHSKADTATVELELADDAGHAVFKETLPAVSVLGRYKTAVSFRKNIPGIRTWSAEVPYLYTLYITLKNNRGEVLEVIPVRVGFRSIEIKGRNFLINGKRVFFKGVNRHEHNARTGHTLTKADMEKDMEMMKKLNVNAVRQSHYPPDPYWLELCDEYGLYVIDEANIESHGRYYDLEYTLANDRQWRIPHLERIKRMYERDKNHPSIITWSLGNEAGNGINMYEGYDWLKKKDIRPVQYERAEYDYNTDVICPQYPSPNGVARQKDSKDGRPYIMSEYAHIMGNSLGNFREYWDAIENTPGTQGGYIWEWIDQGIDTVKNGKRILAYGGDFPLSGPVDENFSDNNFCVKGVVTAYRTLTPMAVEVKRVYQHIATIYKGNNAVEVSNGYFFKDLSNIRLDWEITEDGNVVEKGSRPDLNIKPQTGARIELPVLYRPKAGKEYFLNIYYRLKNKEPFLEKDYEVAAAQFAWNGAPAVYSHPATKAAITGSRNGNLLTLKGHDFTAVFDLGRGTLVQYDLRGITVISKGPQPGFYRAPTDNDIGAGLNQSLRSWRNVYEKVTRVQSKTEQVSANEYKVEFTAILPGGKTKTQQEFIVYGDGTLLVKNNYSLAEGDYKSLMRVGNDLELNGQFSKIQWYGRGPWENYWDRHTASNIGKYSQTIDQQYFPYARPQESGNKTDVRWISMTNSKGMGVRFELADSVLSVAALPYSIEQLDPAPVKKQFHSGELQKAAVIYMHVDLKQMGVQGIDSWGSMPLKKYWIIPGTYRYSYWIRPLQ; translated from the coding sequence ATGAAAAAGGGCCTATCATTGGTTGCATTGTTATGGATATCTATTGCAGGAATCGCACAACAACCACTTCCTTCCGAACTGCAGACGCCGGAAATAGTCGCCGTGAACCGGATGCCCATGCGGGCAAATGCTTTTGCTTTTGAAACAAGGCAGCTGGCAGAAAAAAGAGAAAAAGAGCAGTCAAAATACTTTATATCGCTGAATGGGAGCTGGCGTTTTAACTGGGTGCAGAATCCCAAAGACCGTCCTGCAGATTTTTATAAAGCGGATTTCAATGACAGCAAATGGATCAATTTTCCCGTGCCCGCCAACTGGGAACTGAACGGTTATGGCTTGCCGATTTATGTAAACCAGCCGTATGAATTTGCCGGCCGTGCAAAAACAGGCAAAAAACTGAGCCCGCCCTATGACATACCTGACGATAATAACCCGGTGGGCTCCTATCGTAAAAAAGTGGTGATCCCCGCTGATTGGGATGGCCGGCAGGTTTTTATTCACCTGGGCGCCGTTAAATCGGCCTTCTTCATTTGGGTAAACGGGCAAAAGGTGGGCTATAGTGAAGATAGCAAAATGGCTGCTGAATTTGATATAACCCGGTATGTAAAACCCGGCGAAAATCTGATTGCACTACAGGTGTACCGATGGAGCGATGGCAGCTATTTGGAGTGCCAGGATATGTGGCGCATCTCGGGCATTGAGCGGGAGGTGTACCTGTATGCCACACCATTGCTGGATGTACGTGATTTTAAGGTATCGGCTACTTTAACCAATCATTACGAAGACGGGGTCTTTGAATTTGCCGGCGAGGTGAATAATTATAAAACAGACCGGAAAACGCTGCATTCCAAAGCAGATACGGCTACTGTTGAGCTGGAACTGGCAGATGATGCAGGGCATGCTGTTTTTAAAGAAACACTGCCCGCTGTTTCCGTATTGGGCCGGTATAAAACAGCTGTTTCTTTCCGGAAAAATATTCCCGGCATAAGAACATGGTCTGCAGAAGTGCCCTACTTATACACTTTATATATTACGTTAAAAAATAACAGGGGTGAAGTGCTGGAAGTGATCCCCGTTCGTGTAGGTTTCAGATCCATTGAAATAAAAGGCCGGAATTTTCTTATAAACGGCAAACGTGTTTTCTTTAAAGGGGTGAATCGTCATGAACATAATGCCCGCACAGGCCATACCCTTACAAAAGCGGATATGGAAAAGGATATGGAAATGATGAAAAAGCTGAATGTGAACGCCGTGCGCCAGTCCCATTATCCGCCTGACCCGTATTGGCTGGAACTTTGCGATGAGTATGGCTTATATGTAATTGACGAAGCAAATATTGAATCGCATGGCAGGTATTATGACCTGGAATATACCCTGGCCAACGACCGGCAATGGCGTATTCCGCACCTGGAGCGCATAAAGCGTATGTATGAACGCGACAAAAATCATCCTTCTATCATTACCTGGTCGCTTGGTAATGAAGCCGGCAATGGAATTAACATGTATGAAGGATACGACTGGTTGAAGAAAAAAGATATACGCCCTGTACAATATGAGCGTGCGGAATATGATTATAACACGGATGTGATCTGCCCGCAATACCCGTCTCCCAACGGTGTGGCAAGGCAGAAAGATTCAAAAGACGGAAGACCCTATATTATGAGCGAGTATGCCCATATTATGGGCAACAGCCTCGGGAATTTCAGGGAATACTGGGATGCCATCGAAAACACGCCGGGAACACAGGGCGGCTATATTTGGGAATGGATCGACCAGGGAATTGATACAGTGAAAAACGGGAAACGTATTCTGGCATATGGCGGGGATTTCCCGCTAAGCGGACCGGTTGACGAAAATTTCAGTGATAATAATTTTTGTGTAAAAGGAGTGGTAACGGCGTATCGCACATTGACACCAATGGCGGTTGAAGTAAAAAGGGTCTACCAGCATATTGCAACCATCTATAAAGGGAATAATGCTGTGGAGGTGAGCAATGGTTATTTCTTTAAAGATCTTTCCAATATAAGGCTGGATTGGGAAATTACAGAAGATGGGAACGTAGTCGAAAAAGGAAGCCGGCCCGATCTGAACATAAAGCCGCAAACCGGCGCCCGCATTGAATTGCCTGTTCTCTACCGGCCGAAAGCAGGGAAAGAATATTTTTTAAATATCTATTATCGTCTGAAAAATAAGGAGCCTTTCCTTGAGAAAGATTATGAAGTTGCGGCAGCGCAGTTTGCCTGGAACGGCGCTCCTGCCGTATACAGCCACCCCGCAACAAAAGCTGCCATTACGGGAAGCAGGAACGGAAACCTGCTCACCTTAAAAGGGCATGACTTTACAGCAGTTTTTGACCTGGGCAGGGGTACGCTGGTACAATACGATCTAAGAGGGATAACGGTTATCTCAAAAGGGCCGCAGCCGGGGTTCTACCGCGCGCCAACAGATAATGACATTGGCGCCGGCCTGAACCAGTCACTGCGCAGCTGGCGCAATGTGTATGAAAAGGTTACCAGAGTACAGTCAAAAACAGAGCAGGTGTCTGCTAATGAATATAAAGTTGAGTTTACGGCTATACTGCCGGGTGGAAAGACAAAAACACAACAGGAATTTATCGTATATGGTGATGGAACCTTGCTTGTAAAAAATAATTACAGCCTTGCTGAAGGCGATTATAAATCTCTAATGCGCGTAGGCAATGACCTGGAGCTTAACGGGCAGTTTTCAAAAATTCAATGGTATGGCCGGGGCCCCTGGGAAAACTATTGGGACCGGCATACGGCCAGCAATATCGGAAAATACAGCCAGACCATTGATCAGCAGTATTTCCCGTATGCGCGTCCGCAGGAAAGTGGTAATAAAACAGATGTCCGCTGGATCAGCATGACCAATAGCAAAGGCATGGGCGTTCGTTTTGAGCTTGCAGACAGCGTGCTGTCTGTAGCCGCATTACCCTATAGCATTGAGCAGTTGGATCCGGCCCCGGTTAAAAAACAGTTTCATTCCGGTGAGTTGCAGAAAGCTGCTGTTATTTATATGCATGTGGACCTGAAGCAAATGGGTGTACAGGGAATTGACAGCTGGGGCTCCATGCCGCTGAAAAAATACTGGATCATTCCGGGAACTTACCGGTATAGCTACTGGATCCGCCCGTTGCAATAA
- the lspA gene encoding signal peptidase II produces MKNKTLRFILLLLIVVSSISCDQLSKQVARARLDYMQPVHVMDGFLSLIRVENTGAFLSLGHSWPMPLRIFVLVILPIASILSVTFYLFKRRKVSLLMVIAFGLIIGGGIGNLYDRVVFGHVTDFLHMDFHYFQTGVFNMADVSIMVGAFLMLLEIFLLPLIKGRPPAHKRGAA; encoded by the coding sequence ATGAAAAATAAAACCCTTCGTTTCATTTTATTGTTGCTGATTGTTGTCAGCAGTATTTCATGCGACCAGTTGTCCAAGCAGGTCGCCCGGGCACGGCTGGATTATATGCAGCCGGTGCATGTAATGGATGGTTTTCTGAGCCTGATAAGGGTAGAGAACACCGGTGCTTTTTTAAGCCTGGGACATTCCTGGCCAATGCCGCTCAGGATATTTGTACTGGTCATTCTGCCTATTGCCTCTATTTTGAGTGTCACCTTTTATCTCTTTAAAAGACGCAAGGTATCGCTGCTTATGGTCATTGCTTTTGGGTTGATCATTGGAGGGGGCATCGGTAATTTATACGATAGGGTGGTGTTTGGCCATGTAACGGATTTTCTGCATATGGATTTTCATTATTTTCAGACCGGTGTATTCAATATGGCAGATGTTTCTATTATGGTAGGTGCTTTTTTAATGCTGCTGGAAATTTTTTTGTTGCCATTAATAAAAGGCCGGCCTCCGGCGCATAAAAGAGGTGCCGCATAA